A region of Flavobacterium indicum GPTSA100-9 = DSM 17447 DNA encodes the following proteins:
- a CDS encoding L-threonylcarbamoyladenylate synthase yields the protein MAEFIKIYEDKPSEAAIKKVVEVLRNGGLVIYPTDTVYGIGCDITNSRALERLAKLKDIKLEKANFSFVCSSLSNLSDYVRQIDTSTFKILKRALPGPYTFILPGNNDLPKEFRKKKTVGIRVPDNNIARQIVEVLGNPIVSSSIHDEDEVIEYSTDPELIFEKWQNKVDLVIDGGYGENVPSTIIDLTGYEPVVVREGKGDVDIF from the coding sequence ATGGCTGAATTTATAAAAATATACGAAGACAAACCCAGTGAAGCGGCTATAAAAAAAGTAGTTGAGGTATTGCGTAACGGAGGTTTAGTTATTTATCCTACCGATACGGTTTATGGCATTGGTTGTGATATTACCAATTCTCGTGCTTTAGAACGATTGGCTAAATTAAAAGATATCAAATTAGAAAAAGCGAATTTTTCTTTTGTTTGTTCCAGTTTAAGTAATTTATCAGATTACGTGCGACAAATTGATACGTCGACATTTAAAATTTTAAAGCGAGCTTTACCTGGTCCATACACGTTTATTCTTCCTGGAAATAATGATTTGCCTAAAGAATTCCGTAAGAAAAAAACGGTGGGTATTCGTGTGCCAGATAATAATATAGCCCGACAAATAGTAGAAGTACTTGGGAATCCAATTGTTTCCTCTTCCATTCACGATGAAGATGAGGTGATTGAGTATTCAACCGACCCAGAATTAATCTTCGAAAAATGGCAAAATAAAGTCGATTTAGTGATTGATGGGGGCTATGGTGAAAATGTTCCTTCAACGATTATCGATTTAACGGGTTATGAACCAGTTGTGGTTAGAGAAGGGAAGGGAGATGTGGATATTTTTTAA
- a CDS encoding ATP-dependent helicase, with amino-acid sequence MQHYIDQLNEAQRAPVLQKDGAMIVIAGAGSGKTRVLTMRIAYLMHQGVDAFNILALTFTNKAAREMKNRIASIVGNNEAKNLWMGTFHSVFAKILRIESEKLGYPSNFTIYDTQDSVRLIGQIIKEMQLDKDVYKPKQVLGRISQYKNSLITVRAYFNNPELQEADAMSKKPRMGEIYQNYVERCFKSGAMDFDDLLLKTNELLNRFPDVLAKYQDRFRYILVDEYQDTNHSQYLIVKALSDRFQNICVVGDDAQSIYAFRGANINNILNFQKDYDGVKMFRLEQNYRSSRNIVEAANNVIDKNKTKLDKVVWTDNEDGPPIKVHRSLTDSEEGRFVASTIFEQKMQKQLPNNHFAVLYRTNAQSRSIEDALRKRDIPYRIYGGLSFYQRKEIKDVLAYLRLVINPKDEEALVRVINYPARGIGDTTVEKLTVAANHYKRSIFEVMQHIDKIDLKLNSGTKQKLQDFVTMIQSFQVINENQDAFYLTDHVTKKTGLVQELKKDGTPEGIARIENIEELLNGIKDFTEGQKEIDGARGSLAEFLEDVALATDLDNDTGDDDRVALMTIHLAKGLEFPHVFIVGLEEDLFPSAMSLNTRSELEEERRLFYVALTRAEHQAYLTYAQSRYRWGKLVDSEPSRFIEEIDDRYLDYLNPMDTNYRYKPMMDIDIFGDVDKSKLRLNKPVAGTPPAYITSQEPISTANIRRLKPVNASSSSSKSTTIDSNLKIGAIVMHERFGKGEIVNLEGVGADKKAEIRFDVGGLKKLLLRFAKLDVIG; translated from the coding sequence ATGCAGCATTACATTGACCAATTAAATGAAGCACAACGCGCACCTGTTTTACAAAAAGACGGCGCTATGATTGTAATTGCCGGAGCGGGTTCTGGTAAAACTAGGGTGTTAACCATGCGTATTGCTTATTTAATGCACCAAGGCGTAGATGCGTTTAATATTTTGGCCTTAACATTTACAAACAAGGCGGCTCGTGAAATGAAAAATCGTATTGCGAGTATTGTAGGAAATAATGAAGCCAAAAATCTATGGATGGGAACTTTCCATTCCGTTTTTGCAAAAATACTTCGTATAGAATCTGAGAAATTGGGATATCCTTCAAATTTCACTATTTATGATACACAGGATTCGGTTCGATTAATTGGGCAAATCATTAAGGAAATGCAATTGGATAAAGATGTGTACAAACCTAAGCAGGTGTTGGGGCGCATCTCACAATATAAAAACTCACTCATAACCGTAAGAGCGTATTTCAATAATCCTGAGTTACAAGAAGCGGATGCTATGAGTAAGAAACCGCGAATGGGGGAAATTTACCAGAATTATGTGGAGCGTTGTTTTAAATCGGGCGCCATGGATTTTGATGATTTATTGTTGAAAACCAATGAATTATTGAATCGTTTTCCCGATGTGTTGGCTAAATACCAAGACCGTTTTCGTTACATTTTAGTGGATGAGTACCAAGATACCAACCATTCGCAATACTTGATTGTAAAAGCTTTGTCGGATCGATTCCAAAATATTTGTGTAGTAGGAGACGATGCTCAAAGTATCTATGCATTCCGCGGTGCGAATATCAACAATATTTTAAATTTCCAAAAAGATTATGACGGAGTAAAAATGTTTCGTTTGGAGCAGAATTACCGTTCCTCTCGAAATATTGTGGAAGCGGCCAATAATGTTATTGATAAAAATAAAACCAAATTAGATAAAGTTGTTTGGACCGATAACGAAGACGGTCCGCCTATAAAAGTACATCGCAGTTTAACCGATAGTGAGGAAGGTCGTTTTGTGGCTTCCACTATTTTTGAACAAAAGATGCAAAAACAATTGCCAAATAATCATTTTGCAGTGTTGTATCGAACAAATGCACAATCGCGTTCCATTGAAGATGCTTTGCGTAAGCGCGATATTCCTTATCGTATTTATGGAGGATTATCGTTCTATCAACGTAAAGAAATTAAGGATGTTTTGGCGTATTTACGATTGGTTATTAATCCGAAAGATGAAGAGGCTTTAGTACGTGTTATCAATTATCCAGCCCGAGGAATTGGAGATACCACAGTTGAAAAATTAACGGTAGCAGCCAATCATTATAAGCGTTCGATTTTTGAAGTGATGCAACACATCGATAAAATCGATTTAAAACTAAATTCAGGTACCAAACAAAAGTTGCAAGATTTTGTTACGATGATTCAGAGTTTTCAAGTAATCAATGAAAATCAGGATGCGTTTTATTTAACTGATCATGTGACCAAGAAAACCGGTTTGGTACAAGAATTGAAAAAAGACGGAACACCTGAAGGTATTGCACGTATTGAAAATATTGAAGAGTTATTAAACGGTATTAAAGATTTTACAGAAGGACAAAAAGAAATTGATGGTGCACGTGGTTCTTTGGCTGAATTTTTAGAAGATGTAGCACTAGCAACCGATTTAGATAACGATACAGGCGATGACGATCGCGTGGCTTTAATGACCATTCACTTAGCAAAAGGATTAGAATTTCCGCATGTGTTCATTGTAGGATTAGAGGAAGATTTATTTCCAAGTGCTATGAGTTTAAATACCCGAAGTGAGTTAGAAGAAGAACGTCGTTTGTTTTATGTTGCACTAACGCGTGCCGAACACCAAGCCTATTTAACCTATGCGCAATCGCGTTACCGTTGGGGTAAATTAGTTGACAGTGAACCATCTCGATTTATAGAAGAAATTGACGATCGATATTTAGATTATTTGAATCCGATGGATACCAATTATCGTTACAAACCCATGATGGATATTGACATTTTTGGGGATGTAGATAAATCAAAATTACGTTTAAATAAACCAGTTGCAGGAACACCACCCGCTTATATTACGAGTCAAGAACCAATTTCTACAGCTAATATTAGAAGATTAAAACCGGTTAATGCCAGTAGCTCATCTTCAAAAAGTACTACTATAGACAGTAATTTAAAAATTGGAGCTATTGTTATGCACGAACGCTTTGGTAAAGGTGAAATTGTAAATTTAGAAGGCGTGGGTGCCGATAAAAAAGCAGAAATTCGTTTTGATGTGGGTGGGTTAAAGAAGTTATTGTTACGTTTTGCAAAGCTTGACGTGATTGGGTAA
- a CDS encoding M1 family metallopeptidase: protein MRVIFFLLFSVLSFSQQTKFVDFVQCEAKVMPDFNSKSISGAIRYQFKVKNEIDSIRIDAKNMDINGELKINGKRVNFKYNSKEIILFEGYKKGKNTLEFTYECTPKQTLYFVGSVDDFQIWTQGQGRYTSHWLPSFDDVNEKVIFNIEFEIDYRWSFYTGFSNGKQIREKKKQRMPGYAFVYEPKNSVLKFKMKKPMSSYLVMLAIGKFDKKEFKSKSGTPIELWYDTRDEAKFEPTYRYSKEIFDFLEQEIQFKYPWQIYRQVPVRDFLYAGMENTTSTIFAQDFVVDSIGFNDRNYVNVNAHELAHQWFGDVVTATSGKHHWLQEGFATYYALLAEQHVFGDDYFYNELYDYALQLKKAAKTDTIPVLNEKASSLSFYKKGAWALHTMREDIGRDNFQKIVKNYLRKYQFKNVSTEEFLNEVVRVVPTYDVQKFKKSWLESSDFDMNLAETYLKKNKAVADYIAIVKKKADVSTYKEILNSNAYFSIKQYLFYRMASVPFEKKKELIEIGMKQNLYVRQAIAETIAEIPVEFKSDYETFLNDASYKTKEIALVHLCNNFPEQANDYLEKTKTIVGNNDFSFKITWLKLGFLYGELTEYERNTILTELLALTHVNFESSVRQNALEVLLELEPFNEKVIEGLFLATQHHKWQFTSFARNTIRKLLKDITYRQKVEQLVLNSDESMKNLYLKFLNEKQ from the coding sequence ATGAGAGTTATATTTTTTCTTTTATTTTCTGTACTATCATTTTCACAACAAACAAAATTTGTCGATTTTGTTCAATGTGAGGCTAAAGTTATGCCCGATTTTAATTCAAAATCAATTTCTGGAGCAATACGTTACCAATTTAAAGTCAAAAATGAAATCGATTCGATTCGAATTGATGCCAAAAATATGGACATTAATGGTGAATTGAAAATCAATGGAAAACGAGTTAATTTTAAGTACAACTCCAAAGAGATTATTCTGTTTGAAGGGTATAAAAAAGGGAAAAATACGCTTGAATTTACTTATGAATGTACACCAAAACAGACGTTGTATTTTGTGGGTTCTGTTGATGACTTTCAAATTTGGACACAAGGACAAGGCCGATATACCAGTCATTGGTTGCCCAGTTTTGATGATGTGAATGAGAAAGTAATCTTTAATATTGAATTTGAAATTGATTATCGATGGTCTTTTTACACTGGCTTTTCAAACGGAAAACAAATTCGAGAAAAAAAGAAACAACGAATGCCTGGTTATGCATTTGTTTATGAACCAAAAAATTCTGTATTGAAGTTCAAAATGAAAAAACCGATGTCTTCTTATTTAGTGATGTTAGCCATTGGAAAATTTGATAAGAAAGAATTTAAAAGCAAATCAGGAACACCAATAGAGTTATGGTATGATACTAGGGATGAAGCTAAATTTGAACCTACTTACCGTTATTCTAAAGAAATATTTGATTTTTTAGAACAAGAAATTCAATTTAAGTATCCTTGGCAAATTTACCGACAAGTACCGGTTCGGGATTTTTTATATGCTGGTATGGAGAACACCACTTCTACCATTTTTGCACAAGATTTTGTAGTGGATTCCATTGGATTTAATGATCGAAATTATGTTAATGTCAACGCACATGAATTAGCTCATCAATGGTTTGGTGATGTGGTAACGGCAACTTCAGGTAAACACCATTGGTTACAAGAAGGATTTGCCACTTATTATGCCTTATTGGCCGAACAGCATGTGTTTGGTGACGATTATTTCTATAATGAATTGTATGATTATGCTTTGCAATTGAAAAAAGCAGCAAAAACCGATACGATTCCGGTTTTAAATGAAAAAGCCAGTTCGTTATCATTTTATAAAAAAGGAGCTTGGGCATTACATACCATGCGAGAAGATATTGGGCGTGATAATTTTCAAAAAATTGTTAAAAATTATTTGAGAAAATACCAATTTAAAAATGTTTCTACCGAGGAATTTTTGAATGAAGTGGTTCGAGTTGTTCCTACTTATGATGTACAAAAATTTAAAAAGAGTTGGTTAGAATCTTCTGATTTTGATATGAATTTAGCTGAAACGTATCTGAAAAAAAACAAAGCGGTTGCTGATTATATAGCTATTGTAAAAAAGAAAGCCGATGTTTCGACTTACAAAGAAATTTTAAATTCTAATGCCTATTTTTCAATCAAACAATATTTGTTTTATCGAATGGCTTCGGTTCCTTTTGAAAAGAAAAAGGAATTAATTGAAATTGGCATGAAGCAAAATTTATATGTTCGACAAGCAATTGCAGAAACCATAGCGGAAATTCCGGTCGAATTTAAATCAGATTACGAAACGTTTTTAAATGATGCATCGTATAAAACCAAAGAAATTGCATTAGTGCATTTATGTAATAATTTTCCAGAACAGGCCAACGATTATTTAGAAAAAACGAAAACGATTGTTGGAAATAATGATTTTAGCTTTAAAATAACCTGGTTGAAATTGGGTTTTCTTTATGGTGAATTAACTGAATATGAAAGGAATACAATACTAACCGAATTGTTAGCTTTAACACATGTAAACTTTGAAAGTTCTGTTAGACAAAATGCCTTAGAAGTTTTACTTGAGTTAGAACCTTTCAATGAAAAAGTGATTGAAGGTTTGTTTTTGGCTACACAACATCATAAGTGGCAATTTACCTCATTTGCTCGAAATACTATTCGTAAATTATTAAAAGACATAACCTATAGACAAAAAGTCGAACAACTGGTTTTAAATTCCGATGAATCGATGAAGAATTTATATTTAAAATTTTTAAATGAGAAACAGTAA
- a CDS encoding sensor histidine kinase, with protein sequence MILKDFFNMFCWTLIVHVLVVAFEKIKLKFTINIILVFFISFVLFFVTFLKTDFIHTRIISSIFFNFFFFFLVLGIFYFYKLIHDNRKLNIEKLIVSQEYLNLKNQINPHFLFNNLNTLIGFIEENPKKAIDFGHHLSSVYRYYLEVNKEDFIALEKEIEFISHYLNVNKAKFHENLNYTISLSDGLHGYILNHSLQEVIDNVFKHNIIDDQHSVHLEIKVQNDYLVIKNNKHIKDNVQSNHAGLNNIKKRYFLLTQKEVIVIQTDKYFEIHLPILTYEA encoded by the coding sequence ATGATACTAAAAGATTTTTTTAACATGTTTTGTTGGACTTTAATTGTTCATGTTCTAGTAGTAGCTTTTGAAAAAATAAAATTGAAATTTACGATTAATATCATTTTAGTTTTTTTTATTTCTTTTGTTTTATTTTTTGTAACGTTTCTAAAAACGGACTTTATACATACAAGAATCATTAGTTCAATTTTTTTTAATTTTTTCTTTTTCTTTCTAGTTTTAGGTATTTTTTATTTTTATAAACTTATTCATGATAATCGAAAATTAAATATTGAAAAACTTATCGTTTCTCAAGAATATTTAAACTTAAAAAATCAAATCAATCCACATTTTTTGTTTAATAATTTGAATACTTTGATAGGTTTTATTGAAGAAAACCCCAAAAAAGCAATTGATTTTGGCCATCATTTATCTTCTGTTTACAGGTATTACCTAGAAGTAAACAAAGAAGATTTTATTGCGTTGGAAAAAGAAATTGAATTTATTTCACATTATTTAAATGTTAACAAAGCCAAGTTTCATGAAAATTTAAATTATACAATATCACTTTCAGATGGTTTACATGGCTATATTTTGAATCATTCATTACAAGAAGTTATTGATAATGTGTTTAAACATAATATTATTGATGATCAACATTCTGTTCATCTAGAAATTAAAGTTCAAAATGATTATTTGGTAATAAAAAATAACAAACACATTAAAGATAATGTTCAATCAAATCACGCTGGACTAAATAATATTAAAAAGAGGTATTTTCTCTTAACACAAAAAGAAGTGATTGTAATTCAGACGGATAAATATTTTGAAATTCATTTACCTATTTTAACTTATGAAGCTTAA
- a CDS encoding DUF7935 family protein encodes MVIEDKLLEIAAYTIPALITGGVAFVMSQRFFTAEENRRKFELLRENQKQSLPIRLQAYERMVLFLERINPVNLMMRVEPGTLDAPSYATLLIHNIQTEYEHNLTQQIYLTGECWEVIMKTKNSIVAQLRTVSIGGEVQTGEELRNKFLIDASQSESLSGVAISFIKEELKHVF; translated from the coding sequence ATGGTTATTGAAGATAAATTATTAGAAATTGCCGCTTACACTATTCCGGCTTTAATTACAGGAGGAGTTGCATTTGTAATGTCACAACGCTTTTTTACGGCAGAAGAAAACCGTAGAAAATTTGAACTTTTACGTGAAAATCAAAAGCAATCTTTACCCATTCGTTTGCAAGCCTATGAAAGAATGGTTTTGTTTTTAGAACGAATCAATCCAGTTAATTTAATGATGCGTGTAGAGCCAGGAACATTAGATGCTCCAAGTTATGCAACTTTATTAATTCATAACATTCAAACCGAATACGAACATAATTTAACCCAACAAATTTACTTAACCGGTGAATGTTGGGAAGTAATCATGAAAACTAAAAATAGTATTGTAGCTCAATTAAGAACGGTTTCTATTGGTGGAGAAGTGCAAACAGGTGAAGAACTACGAAATAAATTTTTGATTGATGCTTCACAATCGGAATCATTAAGCGGTGTAGCTATCAGTTTTATTAAAGAAGAATTAAAGCACGTATTTTAA
- a CDS encoding DUF559 domain-containing protein → MNLLETPIEYLKGVGPQRGDLLRKELNIHKYGDLLNLYPNRYIDRTRYYKINQLVNSNSEVQLVGKIIHIKTVEQGKGKSRLVATFVDDTGQMELVWFQGQKWIKESLQLNVVYVIFGKITNFNGTFNMAHPELETLDTHKASLRSAMQPVYPSTEKLNNKGINSKVISKLMQQLFIETQALFSETLLDSIINELHLIPKNAALFNVHFPKSQDLLAKAQFRLKFEELFFIQLQLITKNLIRKHKIKGHPFEKVGENFTNFYNHHLPFDLTNAQKRVLKEIRNDLGSHAQMNRLLQGDVGSGKTIVALMCMLLAKDNGFQSCLMAPTEILANQHFQGITELATALNLNIKLLTGSTKTAERKIIHEELENGSLDIIIGTHALLEDKVQFQNLGLAIIDEQHRFGVEQRSKLWGKASPNPSRRGETERVIQKYRTARPSTYALLKELKTENKKKSTQAENVLWECLRNKNLKYKFRRQHVIDIFIADFVCLEKNLIIEVDGGYHNTLEQREADELRTQILNEIGFKVIRFTNEEVINTTENTLKKITTILESLPSGEVGGAIPPHVLVMTATPIPRTLAMSLYGDLDISVIDELPPGRKPIQTVHRYDANRLKVWKFLKDEIAKGRQVYIVYPLIQESEKMDYKDLMDGYESISRDFPLPQYSISIVHGKMKPADKEEEMKRFVEGKTNIMIATTVIEVGVNVPNASVMVIESAERFGLSQLHQLRGRVGRGAEQSYCILMTGFKLSEDSKTRMETMVRTNDGFEIAEVDLKLRGPGDIMGTQQSGVLNLQIADLVKDRELLQVARHIAVRLLKEDPSMSKPEHAKLKEVFLELSKKKNIWNYIS, encoded by the coding sequence TTGAATCTACTAGAAACTCCCATAGAATATTTAAAAGGTGTTGGCCCACAACGAGGTGACTTACTTCGTAAGGAATTGAACATTCATAAATATGGTGATTTACTAAATCTGTATCCCAATCGATATATTGATAGAACCAGATATTATAAAATCAATCAACTCGTTAATAGTAATTCAGAAGTTCAACTAGTGGGTAAAATAATCCATATAAAAACGGTTGAACAAGGAAAAGGGAAATCGAGATTAGTTGCTACTTTTGTTGATGATACAGGACAAATGGAATTGGTTTGGTTTCAAGGCCAAAAGTGGATTAAAGAAAGTTTACAATTGAATGTTGTCTATGTAATTTTTGGTAAGATTACCAATTTCAATGGTACTTTTAATATGGCTCATCCTGAATTGGAGACATTAGATACCCACAAAGCCAGTTTACGAAGTGCCATGCAACCGGTGTATCCGAGTACTGAAAAATTAAATAATAAAGGCATTAATAGTAAAGTGATTTCCAAATTAATGCAACAATTATTTATTGAAACACAAGCATTATTTTCAGAAACATTACTTGATTCAATAATCAATGAATTGCACTTAATTCCGAAAAATGCTGCGCTTTTTAATGTGCATTTTCCAAAGAGTCAGGATTTATTAGCAAAAGCACAATTCCGATTAAAATTTGAAGAATTATTTTTCATTCAATTACAATTAATCACAAAAAACTTAATCCGAAAACATAAAATCAAAGGACATCCCTTTGAAAAAGTAGGTGAAAATTTTACTAATTTTTACAATCATCACCTGCCTTTCGACTTAACCAATGCTCAAAAACGTGTTTTAAAAGAAATACGAAATGATTTGGGTAGTCATGCGCAAATGAATCGTTTGTTACAAGGTGACGTGGGTTCAGGAAAAACCATCGTTGCATTGATGTGTATGCTTTTAGCAAAAGACAATGGTTTTCAAAGTTGTTTAATGGCCCCAACAGAAATCTTAGCCAACCAACATTTTCAAGGTATTACAGAATTAGCAACTGCACTTAATTTAAATATTAAGTTGTTAACAGGTTCTACTAAAACTGCCGAACGAAAAATCATTCATGAAGAACTTGAAAATGGTTCTTTGGATATTATTATCGGAACGCATGCTTTATTAGAAGACAAAGTTCAATTTCAAAACTTAGGTTTAGCCATTATTGATGAACAACACCGATTTGGGGTAGAACAAAGAAGCAAACTATGGGGAAAGGCCTCCCCTAACCCCTCCAGAAGAGGGGAAACGGAACGAGTAATACAAAAATACCGAACAGCACGTCCTTCAACCTATGCGCTTTTAAAAGAACTAAAGACTGAAAATAAAAAAAAAAGCACCCAAGCGGAAAATGTTCTTTGGGAATGTTTAAGAAATAAAAATCTCAAGTACAAATTCAGAAGACAGCATGTCATAGATATTTTCATTGCTGACTTTGTTTGTTTAGAAAAAAATCTAATCATTGAGGTTGACGGTGGTTACCACAATACTTTAGAACAAAGAGAAGCTGACGAATTACGAACTCAAATACTAAATGAAATTGGTTTTAAGGTAATTCGTTTTACTAATGAAGAAGTAATTAATACTACCGAAAATACACTAAAAAAAATAACCACAATCTTGGAAAGCCTCCCTTCTGGGGAGGTTGGAGGGGCTATTCCTCCTCATGTTTTAGTTATGACAGCTACACCAATTCCAAGAACATTAGCTATGAGTTTGTATGGAGATTTAGATATTTCTGTAATTGATGAATTACCCCCAGGTAGAAAACCAATACAAACGGTACATCGTTATGACGCCAATCGACTAAAAGTTTGGAAATTTTTAAAAGATGAAATAGCCAAAGGTCGTCAGGTTTACATCGTTTATCCATTAATACAAGAATCCGAAAAAATGGATTATAAAGATCTAATGGATGGTTATGAAAGTATTTCTAGAGATTTTCCATTACCACAGTATTCCATTTCTATTGTTCATGGGAAAATGAAACCGGCCGACAAAGAAGAAGAAATGAAACGTTTTGTGGAAGGAAAAACCAACATTATGATAGCAACTACGGTGATTGAAGTAGGTGTCAATGTGCCCAATGCTTCGGTAATGGTTATTGAAAGTGCGGAACGATTTGGTTTATCGCAATTGCATCAATTACGCGGTCGTGTAGGTCGTGGTGCCGAACAAAGTTATTGTATTTTAATGACCGGATTTAAATTGAGCGAAGATAGTAAAACAAGAATGGAAACGATGGTTCGAACCAATGACGGATTTGAAATTGCTGAAGTTGATTTGAAATTGCGTGGTCCTGGAGACATTATGGGAACCCAACAAAGTGGTGTTTTGAATTTACAAATTGCCGATTTAGTTAAAGATAGAGAACTTTTGCAAGTTGCACGACATATTGCCGTTCGGTTATTAAAAGAAGACCCAAGCATGAGCAAACCAGAACATGCTAAATTAAAAGAAGTCTTTCTAGAGCTGAGTAAAAAGAAAAACATTTGGAATTACATAAGTTAA
- a CDS encoding LytR/AlgR family response regulator transcription factor: MKLKTALIIEDEIPASERLKRLLEAENITVLNQIQSVKKSIEWLNTNSHPDFIFSDIRLSDGEAFEIFNVVKTNSKLIFTTAYDTYAIKAFEVKGLAYLLKPIHTEHLKNAIVNLNEMALIFQNDIKDTSTFESSFLVSFGGKIKKVSCEDIVCFFSETNTTYLMTKEGRKYPISKSLEKLETMLNSKLFFRINRSKIVNKEFIALVNKDTIELKYELQLNDAKISRARFKDFKEWF, encoded by the coding sequence ATGAAGCTTAAAACGGCATTAATAATTGAAGATGAAATACCTGCTTCGGAACGATTGAAACGATTGTTAGAAGCAGAAAATATTACAGTTTTAAATCAAATTCAGTCGGTTAAAAAAAGTATTGAATGGTTAAATACTAATTCTCATCCCGATTTTATTTTCTCTGATATTCGATTATCAGACGGAGAAGCATTTGAAATTTTTAATGTAGTAAAAACAAATTCAAAACTTATTTTTACTACAGCATATGATACTTATGCAATAAAAGCATTTGAAGTAAAAGGATTAGCCTATTTATTGAAACCAATACATACAGAACATCTTAAAAATGCAATAGTCAATTTAAATGAAATGGCTTTAATTTTTCAAAATGATATAAAGGATACTTCTACTTTTGAATCCAGTTTTTTGGTGAGTTTTGGTGGGAAAATAAAAAAAGTGTCGTGTGAAGATATTGTTTGTTTTTTTAGTGAAACTAATACAACTTATTTGATGACTAAAGAAGGCCGAAAATACCCAATTTCAAAATCACTTGAAAAGCTTGAAACAATGCTTAATTCAAAGCTGTTTTTTAGAATCAATAGAAGTAAGATTGTCAATAAGGAATTTATTGCTTTGGTAAATAAAGATACTATTGAATTAAAATATGAATTACAACTAAATGATGCTAAAATTAGTCGAGCAAGGTTTAAAGATTTTAAAGAATGGTTTTGA
- a CDS encoding Dph6-related ATP pyrophosphatase — MKKNAYFNWSSGKDSALALNYALQSNEFNIQYLFTSINGAFNRVSMHGVRTELVEQQAKKIGIPLIKMELPEMPSMEDYEKIMLEKLLFFKEKGIQDTLFGDIFLEDLRKYREDKLHSLGITAHFPLWKKDTKEMILDFLQLGFKTIVVCVNEQFLDQSFVGRVIDEQFLADLPPNVDPCGENGEFHTFIFDGPIFDEPVTFEIGEIVYKTYPKPKTEDSCTETPNEYGFYFCDLIPI, encoded by the coding sequence TTGAAAAAGAACGCCTATTTTAATTGGAGCAGTGGAAAAGATTCTGCTTTAGCGCTTAATTATGCGCTACAATCAAATGAGTTTAACATACAATATTTGTTCACTAGTATTAATGGAGCATTTAATCGAGTTTCAATGCATGGTGTTCGAACAGAGTTAGTAGAACAACAAGCTAAAAAAATAGGCATTCCATTAATTAAAATGGAACTTCCAGAAATGCCTAGTATGGAAGACTATGAAAAAATAATGCTAGAAAAATTGCTCTTTTTTAAAGAAAAAGGAATTCAAGATACTCTTTTTGGGGATATATTTTTAGAAGATTTACGTAAATATAGAGAAGACAAATTACATTCTTTAGGAATCACCGCTCATTTTCCACTTTGGAAAAAAGATACTAAAGAAATGATTCTTGATTTTTTACAATTAGGCTTTAAAACAATTGTGGTTTGTGTAAATGAACAATTTTTAGACCAAAGTTTTGTGGGAAGAGTAATAGACGAACAGTTTTTAGCCGATTTACCTCCAAATGTCGATCCATGTGGGGAAAACGGAGAATTTCATACTTTTATTTTTGATGGTCCAATTTTTGATGAACCCGTAACTTTTGAAATTGGTGAAATTGTATATAAAACCTATCCAAAACCAAAGACAGAAGACAGTTGTACCGAAACGCCCAATGAATATGGATTTTATTTTTGTGATTTGATACCTATTTAA